AGAAAAGCGAGGAAGTGATCCCCCCGTCCAGCCAGTCGGGCTGCAGTCTCAAAAACATCATGTGCCTGTTCGGCCTGACCATTGAAATGCAATACAACGCCAAATACGAATAAGCGTTCCGGATCGCGAATATCTTCCTTTACCCAGTCCGCAACCTGGTGAACCAGGGAATCTCTGGCAATTGCGTTATCGGGACCAAAAAGTTCACTCAGGCTTTCTCCAGTCACAGGCCATGAGGGATCCAGAGCCAGGCCCTGCTTAAATTCATAGGCTGCTCGATCATACTGTTTCAGTGCCACCAGCGCAAAACCCTTTTTGAAATGCGGAGTGGCCAGATCTTTTGCCAATGAGGCAGCAAATTTGTAGCGTTCGTAAGCTCTACGATAATCCAGCTTCTGAAAGTACTCATCTCCCTTAACCTGATTACGGAGGCTCAGTTCTCGCGCATGCCGCGTGGAAGGGACGATATATTTTTGAATCTTGCGTGAGGGCTCGGGTAAATAGTCTGGATCATTCCACCGTTGAAGATCCTGTTGTAGTGCGTTATTGAGAGGCTGATTACTGACAGTTTCCGGATTGGTTAATGGCAGCGTCCCTGGAACATTACTGTAGGGATAGACCGTCGGCGGTGAAAATCCCTGACCGGGCAGGATCGGATACATACCGTTTAAGGAGTACCCATTGGAAAACAGCACAGGATTGCCAGCCACAAATGCATCAGTGCTGTAGTAACCGAAGCGGTTGTAAAAGTAAGGTCCCCAGGGATTTCCATAGTAAGTATTCCCGGGAAAAGCGAAATTGAAATGGACGCTACCATTATTCCCGCTGACCGACCAGCCGGGGCTGGCCCAGTTCCGGCCGTAATATCGAGGATAAGAATGGCTGTGACCGTGATGAGAATGATGATGCCCGTGCGCACCATGGTGTCGATTTTGCGCCCAGCCAGGAATGGCAAAACCTGAAAGCAGACAGGCCGCGCTCAATATGAGAAAGTATCGCATGCATTCTCTCCTGTGGCCCAGAAATAACGAGATGTCTTCATTATGGTTCCCCGTTTGCGGAAAAGCAAGAACGGTTCAATCACTATAAACGAAAGCCTCTGACAGAAAACTACCTCTGAAATCAGAACATGAGCCAGGGTCATAACTCATCAATGCGGGAGAATATCTTTTTCACGCACAATTCACACTGTAGAGGCAAACGAATCAGCAGGCAGACTGGAAAAATCAGTTGCGACCGGAGTCATCAGACCTGATCGATAAATTCACTCACAAACCAGGCTGGCTGGTTAAGTTTTAACGCTGAATTTTCGAGCAGCCTCGAGAGTCACCTGGTGCAAACCCTTCAATAAAAACAGCTCCCGGGAACAGGTCTCTCCGCACATTAGGCATAGCCGAAACGGTCAACTTCAACTTCTCTTCTAGCACACAGGCCTCCCAGTTTAACACTTTATAAGGGTAGTTCACCCGGATTTCACAGCATAAAACTACCCTAGATTATCCAACCGTTACGACGCACATAATCGTGTGTAAAAATGACGTAACCTTTTTATCTGATAATGACTTGAGACATTCAAGCGGTAATTACAGCACGCCGATAGATTGTACCAGTCGCAATGAGAATTCATATCTGAATGATCAAAACAAACAATTCGGATGTGAATCAGGACGGTGCTGGAGAGCATCGCCCGCAATCGAAATTACTAGAAGTTTATCGTAAGGGTATCTGACCTCGGAACGATGCCCTGAGAATCAAGCCAGCGCGAGTTGAAGATTTCAACTTGGACCAATAGGAACAAACCAAAATTCGCGCCGTAACCACTGTGATGTGACACAAGAGGCACATCAATCTGTCTATGATGGTCAGAAAACGACCCAAGAAGGAGACGCTGTTCTATGAAATGGATTAGTCTGTTCAGTGCATTTGTTGTGGCATTGGGGATGAATGCCGTTGCACAAGCAGATCTTTTTGACCTTTCGCTTAATTGCGGGGCTGCAAAGAGCTGTGAATGTGCCTCGACCTGTCAACCAGAATGCTGTAAACCCACTATTACCAAACCTTGTGAGCCTAACGTTTATACTTATCAGCGTCAGTGCTCTAACATTAAACCGCCTTGCTGCTGTGAATCTGCTCCAACCTGCTGCAAACCGCTTCGCAAGAAGCTGCGTGGCTGGTTCAAACGGAACTGCTGCAGCACCGATTCCTGCACTCAGGATAACTGCTGTGCACCAGCTCCCAAAGCATGTGCCGCACCAGCCCCTAAGGCTTGCTGTGCTCCTGCTCCTCAAGCATGTGCCGCTCCGGCCCCAAAAGCCTGCTGTGCTCCTGCTCCCAAAGCATGTGCCGCACCGGCTCCACAAGCCTGCTGTGCTCCTGCTCCTAAAGCATGTGCCGCACCGGCTCCTAAGGCTTGCTGTGCTCCAGCTCCCAAAAGCTGCTGCCCCGCTCCTAAGACCTGTGCTGCTCCGGCTGCAGATTCCTGCTGCAACGAACAGCCTTGCTGCAACGCTGATCCTTGCGAAATCGCTGAACTGATCTACCAGTCTCAGACTGCTTGCTACGCTAAACACCGTCGCAAAGCTATCCACAAACTGGGCGATAAGTTCCGCTGTGACTGCAACCCGGAAATCATGTGTGCCTTCATCTACGCTCTGAACGACGCTGACGAACGCGTTCGTGCTAAAGCTGCTGATGAAATCGGTGACCAGCTCCGCAAAAACTGCTGCTGCTGCTCTCCTGAGCTGACAGCTGCTCTGACCTGTGCTCTGGGTGACTGCGACAAGAAAGTTGTTCGCGAAGCTATCCAGGCTCTGGAACTTTGCGGATACGAAGTTGTTGAAGGTTGCTGCGAACAGCCTTGCTGCGACAATGGATGTGCTCCTGCCGGATGTGCTCCTTCTGCAGCTCCTGCTGCTCCTGCTCCAACTTCTGATCCTAAGGCTTACTTCCCAAGCCGTCTGCAGGATCAGCAGAAGCAGACTCGCCGCCTGAGCGGTAACAGCCTGTCAAACCTGTTCGGTCTGATTGACTAGTCTTCAATCAACCGGTCAGCTTGACCGATCTGAAAAACGAAAACGGCTCCTCTGGATTCAGGGGAGTCGTTTTTTTGTGTTTATAACCTGAATTCCTGTATTGAAACCTGGCCATTCTGGACAGTATAATCCAAAATACAATGATTGATTGCCTTAAAGACCTGAAGCAAATAGACTTAATTTATCGTTCGTATTCTATGACCTGATTTGTTAGGATACTTCTAAGAATCAGGATAACAATCAGAAGTCACGAACTGATGTCGGGCTTGAGCGATTGGAAATACCCACCAAACATGCGACTCAAAATATGGGTTGCATCCTGCCAACTATATCCTGCTGAAGACTACTGTCCGAGAGTAAAGAAACTTACCATGACCCTGTAAGTCACTCGTTGTCTGATTCCGGGAGCACTCCGATTCCTCGGACGGCTGATCTGAATCGACGATCCAGATTTGAAGGTTCACACCAATGCGACGTCGTAAATTCCTCAAATACTGCAGCGGTATCCTGGGATCTGTCTACGCCACCATTCTGGCGGTTCCCGCACTGGGCTTCCTGTTTTCAACACTGAAACGGGGCCGAAAGACTGAACAGACTTACCAGCTGTCCCGTCTGGACGATCTGGAACCCGGGGTGCCTCAGCGGTTCACTATTGTCGATCAGCGAGTTGATGCCTGGACGAAATACCCTTCCGGCCCGATCGGATCAGTCTGGATTACTAAGAGTCAAGATGGAAAAGTAACTGCATTCTCTTCGACCTGCCCCCACCTGGGTTGCGTGGTCGACTATGTGCCCGGCGACGAAGAATTCTTTTGTCCCTGCCATGCTGCTACATTCCAGACTGATGGTGCCGTAGTCAGTGGACCTGCCCCCCGCGGTATGGACGAATTGAAGACCTCGATAAAAAAAATTCGAGGCGAGCAGTGGGTTGAGGTCGAGTACCAGAAATTCGAAGCAGGAATCTCGGAAAAAGTTTCCATTGGCTGATTCAATACCATTAAGTTTTCACACTGCGACCATATCACCTGGATGAATTAATCTGTGTCCCTGGGGAGAGATTTCCGTGCTGTCAGAAAAAACAAAACAGTGGATCGATGAACGAACCGGATACAAGAATTTTTTCCATGCGATCTTCTTATTAAACTTTCCGACCAAACGACGCTCTCGCTGGCAGTTTATCTGGGGAGGAGCTCTGGTATTAATGATGCTGGTGGAAATCATCACCGGCGCACTTATGATGACCGTTTACAGCCCCTCTGAAGCCTCGGCCTGGGGAAGTGTGCATTATATGGAAACCCAGGTAGACCTGGGCTGGTTTGTCCGCGGATTACATCACTACACCGCTCATATGATGATTGTCGCGATCATCATCCATATATTCCTGGTGATTATCTCAGCTGGCTACCGTAAACCCAAAGAGTTCATCTACTGGACCAGCCTGCTGATTGGTGGGGTGATTATCGGTCTGACGATTACCGGGAACGCGCTTCCCTGGGACCAGAAAGGGTATTGGTCATATCAGATTGAAACCGGGATCGCCGGCACGATGCCGGTCATCGGTTCGACTTTGCGTTCTCTGGTAGTAGGCGGAAGTGAATTCGGCAATCTGACCCTGACTCGGCTTTACACTATTCATGTGATGGCACTGCCTGTTATTGCGATCATGCTGTTCGTATTTCACATGGCGTTGATCCGCCGCGAACGCCTGCGAACCGCTAAAGTAAAAGAAGCAAACGATGATCCTAATGTGGATTTTGAACTGGATGAAGACGATCCCGTCAAAGACGAGATTACGCAACCTTACTGGCCTTACCAGACGACTCGTACCCTGGTTCTGACTCTCATCCTGGTTGGAATCGTGATTCTGCAGATCGTTGCCTATCCTGCATTGAAAAACAAGCATCTGGACGTTGGCATCGGAGACTGGCAAGCAGATCTACCCGCCAGTGAAATTAAGCTTGAGGCTCCAGCAGACAGCGCAATCCCTTATATTGCACGTCCTGAATGGTTTGTTCGTTTTCTGTTCGAGTTACGACATATGGTTCCTAAGGAACTGGAAGTTCTCGTTACCGCAGTACTTCCGGGTGTGATCCTGGCGATTCTGGTTCTGGTTCCCTTCTATGAAAAAGTCTTCGGCGAGCGATGGGGGCAAAGACTGGCGATCGTGGTTTATGTCGGTGGTCTCCTGATTATTTCCGGTATCAGCTGGTACGGAATCCAGGCAGAACGCAGTGCACCGGATTATGAACTCAACCGATCACAGGAACTTGCATACGCAGCACGTGCTTCCTGGCTGGCCAGCAAAAATGGGGTTCCACCGGAAGGGCCTGCGTCTCTGCTGCGAAATGACCCCAAATCGATGGGGCCGATAATCTTTGCCCGGCACTGTGGTATCTGCCATACCTGGAACGGACATGACGGAACCGGGCATAACATCATGGAAATGAAGGATGGTAAAAAAGTCATCGCCACACCTCGTGCCTCTGATCTGGCTGGGTTCGCAACCACAAAATGGTTAACCGAATTTCTGCTGGATCCACGCTCTCCCAAATTCTTCGGGCACCTGGCTACCGTTAAGGGAGGGGATGCGATTCTGAATGGCGACATGAGCGACTGGGCAGACAGCTATGTCGGGCCGGAAGGGATCCTTACGAAAGAGGATGTTGAAGCGGTCGCAGCTCTCGTCGCGCGGGAAGCGAAACGACGTGACTACGTGAAACCTTCTCAAGAAGTTATTCAGCGAGGCATTTCCGTCTTTAGTGGGGTCGACTTTAAAGATAAGTCAGGTAAAGTCATAGAATTCTATGGCTACTGTGCTCAGTGTCACGCTATGAAGGCTGGCGATCCCAACGAAGAGGGTGGGGGAGCCGCACCAGACTTCAACGGCTATGGTTCTGAAAAGTGGCTGATTGACTTTATCCGTAAACCCGGAGCCGAGCATTTTTACGGCGAGAAAAATATCATGCCTTCCTTTGAAGAGTCCAAAATCTCAGAGCATGATATTAAACTGCTCGTCAAGTGGATGCGTGGCGAATGGCAGCGTCCGACAGAGGAAAAATAATAGAGACGCTCTCCCGCTTATTGTTGCCTGTTGTTTCCTGAGCGCGGAACGAGAATCGCATCTGATCTCTCAAAACCAGATGACTGCTTTCGTAAGCGTTTCAGGGCCGCACAGAGGACTGGATCAGCGGTTCTGGTAAACTCCTCGGAGGCTGCCTTTACGGCTAAGTCAGGTTGAATGCCAACAGTATCAAAGGATTTCCCGCTCGCATCCTGGGGAACCCAGCGGGGCAGGTTGACGATGATTTCCGCTCCCACATCCAACTGGCGGGGATTGCCGCTGGAGCCTGCTGTCCGGTCTCCCATCGTGGTAACATGCGGACAGGCCGCCAGCATCAATACAAAGGCCTCGGCGGAACTCATCGTTCGTTCTCCCTGCAACACGATTACGGGCCCCCGGTAATACCAGTTCTGATCGGGTGCGAAGATCCGCTTCTGCAGCGCCCCCAGATCGGTGGTACCGACCGGAATGGTTCGCGCTGACACCAGGCTCATTACCAAAACGGAACAGACCAGACGGAACGTCCAACGCCGGCAGGCGGTTACAGAATGAATCACAGTACCTCTTCTCAGACGAGAAAGGATTCCTGTTTAATGAACCAGGTGCCTGCACAGCGGGACGACCGCCGCTGATCCGTTATTTTGACTCGAGTGACTCAGGTAATTTCACTTGAGAATGGCCCGAGAGATAGGCAATCAAATCGGCTATCTGCTGTTCGCTCAGCTTATCCAATTGCCCCTCCGGCATCAGCGAGAGATTCGACTGACTCATCTCTTCGATCTGGCGGCGGTCCAGTACCATCAACTCTGTCTGTGTTTGCAATGTGAGCTGCTGATCAGTCTTGCGAACGACATTCCCATTCAATACCCGACCGTCTTCCAGGGCGACCACCACCATCTCGTATCCCTTGGGAATCAGAGCAGAGGGGTCTACCATGTTTTCGAGCAGATAATCCATATTGGTCCGGTTAGAGCCTGTTAGATCAGGTCCAATGTTACCTCCGCTACCGAAGAGACGATGGCATTTTGCACAAGTCTTCTCATAAAGTGTCCGCCCCTTCACACGATCCGCGTGCTGCAGACGCTCTGCCGTGAGAAGAGTTTTATAACCTTCAATCTGGGCTCGTTTTTTCTCAGGAGTTTCCCGAGTCAGTCCCCAGACCTGATTCAGTTTTGCCACTACCGCTTTGTCTTTAAAGTTGCGTAACTGACGCACATGAAATGCGGAGACATCTTCCTGGGGAACCTGTTTCTTGTCGATGGCAGCCAGGAGCAGTAGTACGTATTCCTTCCGACTGCAAAGCGTATCCATCAGAGCCAGACGCCCCTGATGTTTAATGTTGCGGTAACGACCCAGCATGCGTTCTACAGTTTTGGGATCATAGAAACGTGAGAGCCCCCGAAATGCCAGCACCTGCAATTCGGTCGTGTATGCAGCCTGCTGTATCACAGGCAGTAGATCTTTATCCTGAGAATTATTTAACAGGGATTCCAAAGCCTGATAGCGGCTCTTCATCGGCTGATCTTGATCCATCGCAATTTTCTTTAGTACTTCCATCGTCTGGCCATCACCAAAGACAACCGACAATCCGGTAACCAGTTCTCGCAGTTCTTTTGAATCCGTTTTCTTAGCCTGTTGTTTCAGCGCATTCCAGTTGCCAGGTGTTTCTGCCTTGAGGCGGCCTTCCAGTGCTGCCTGCATCCCGGTTAACAGGTCCTGTTTGACTTCAATGTCTTTCGTGTCAATCACCTGCTGAACCAGATTCTTGACATACTGAGGATGCTGATCAATGTCTTCGGTCAGCCTGCGGGCTACAAGTTGACGGACCAACGGACGAGTTGCGTGTTCCAAATAATGCAGCGCTGCGTCGCTGTCAGCCATTACAGCCGGTTCAATTCCGTACCAGAGCATCAGTGTAAAGTTTCGATCCTCTGTATCCTGGTGATGGGCATCCAGGGCTGATGCAATCTCCCAGCGATCAGACGCAGGCAGCGACTGTAGTGCAGAAGCCAGATAGAGCCGCACCAAGCCTGATTTTTCATCCTTCGCCAGTCGGGCA
This genomic stretch from Gimesia sp. harbors:
- a CDS encoding HEAT repeat domain-containing protein; protein product: MYQSQTACYAKHRRKAIHKLGDKFRCDCNPEIMCAFIYALNDADERVRAKAADEIGDQLRKNCCCCSPELTAALTCALGDCDKKVVREAIQALELCGYEVVEGCCEQPCCDNGCAPAGCAPSAAPAAPAPTSDPKAYFPSRLQDQQKQTRRLSGNSLSNLFGLID
- a CDS encoding Rieske (2Fe-2S) protein, with translation MRRRKFLKYCSGILGSVYATILAVPALGFLFSTLKRGRKTEQTYQLSRLDDLEPGVPQRFTIVDQRVDAWTKYPSGPIGSVWITKSQDGKVTAFSSTCPHLGCVVDYVPGDEEFFCPCHAATFQTDGAVVSGPAPRGMDELKTSIKKIRGEQWVEVEYQKFEAGISEKVSIG
- a CDS encoding cytochrome b N-terminal domain-containing protein; this translates as MLSEKTKQWIDERTGYKNFFHAIFLLNFPTKRRSRWQFIWGGALVLMMLVEIITGALMMTVYSPSEASAWGSVHYMETQVDLGWFVRGLHHYTAHMMIVAIIIHIFLVIISAGYRKPKEFIYWTSLLIGGVIIGLTITGNALPWDQKGYWSYQIETGIAGTMPVIGSTLRSLVVGGSEFGNLTLTRLYTIHVMALPVIAIMLFVFHMALIRRERLRTAKVKEANDDPNVDFELDEDDPVKDEITQPYWPYQTTRTLVLTLILVGIVILQIVAYPALKNKHLDVGIGDWQADLPASEIKLEAPADSAIPYIARPEWFVRFLFELRHMVPKELEVLVTAVLPGVILAILVLVPFYEKVFGERWGQRLAIVVYVGGLLIISGISWYGIQAERSAPDYELNRSQELAYAARASWLASKNGVPPEGPASLLRNDPKSMGPIIFARHCGICHTWNGHDGTGHNIMEMKDGKKVIATPRASDLAGFATTKWLTEFLLDPRSPKFFGHLATVKGGDAILNGDMSDWADSYVGPEGILTKEDVEAVAALVAREAKRRDYVKPSQEVIQRGISVFSGVDFKDKSGKVIEFYGYCAQCHAMKAGDPNEEGGGAAPDFNGYGSEKWLIDFIRKPGAEHFYGEKNIMPSFEESKISEHDIKLLVKWMRGEWQRPTEEK
- a CDS encoding S41 family peptidase, encoding MSARTIPVGTTDLGALQKRIFAPDQNWYYRGPVIVLQGERTMSSAEAFVLMLAACPHVTTMGDRTAGSSGNPRQLDVGAEIIVNLPRWVPQDASGKSFDTVGIQPDLAVKAASEEFTRTADPVLCAALKRLRKQSSGFERSDAILVPRSGNNRQQ